The following DNA comes from Candidatus Binatia bacterium.
CACGAGCTGCCGGCGCTGCTCACCGAGCTGAATCGTATCGGGACGGAAATGGCCGGGTGCAACCGCAGCGCAACTTTTCTGTGGGACCCGCAGCGGGAGACGTTTTACTTCGGCTCGACGTTCGGCGCCCCGTCCGAGTCGATTGAAGCGATGCGCCAACTGGAATTCGCACGGAACACCGTCCCCATGGTCGAGAGAATCCTGGCGGGGGAGACCTGCGTGATAACGCCGGCGACGGCCGTAACCTTATTGCCGCCTGAGTTCCAGTGGGAGTCCTTCGGAGCCAGCGCCATCATCCCGTTGCTGACGGAGAACACGGTCCAGGGGGCGATGACCGTTAGTTACGTGGACCCCGAGCGCGAATTCACTTCCGAGCAACTGTTGATGCTGCGCGGCATCGCCCGCTACGCGGCCTTGGCTATCGAACGTGCCCGTCTGATGGCGCAGGAACGCGAAGCCGCCGCTGCCGCTGAGGCGCTGGTGACACTGGGGCGCGACCTCAGCGCCAGGCTCGACCACCGGCAGGTCGTGGACCGTATTCCCCAGATGGCGGCCACCGCTGCCGCCGCCGATTTTGCCGTGCTCACATCTTGGGATCGGGACGTACATGAGACTCGCATACTCGGGGTGCACGGCTTCCCACCCGACCAGACGGAGCAATTGCTGCAACTCTCCCTGGATACGCAACGGTCGGCGTTGGCGGATGCCGTCTGGCACGACGGCCACTTCGAAATCCAACACCCACAGCCGTTGCTGCTGGCGAGCCCCGATCTCATGAAGACCTTCCGGGTCAGCAGCCTCTTCTGCTCGATCTTCGGCCCGGTCGACCGGCGGATGGGGAGCCTGACGGTTGGCTACCGCAGCCGCACCGGCCCATTCTCGGCGGCGCAGAAGCGGCTGATCGACGGCATCGCGCAACAGGCCGCGGTGGTGCTGGAGAACACGCGTCTGGTCGAGGACCTGCGGCGCGCCAACCGTCTGAAGTCGGACTTCCTCAGCACCGTGTCGCACGAGTTACGTACGCCGCTGAATGCCATCATCGGCTACGCCGACCTGTTGCGTGAACAAGCGATGGGTCCGCTCCACCCCGAGCAGCAGGAGGCCTTGGACGTCATCGGCAAGAAGAGCCTGCAGCTGCTCGAGTTGATCAACGCGACCCTGGACGTCACGCGGATCGAGTCGGGGCAGGTCCAACTCGACGCCTCCGAGTTTACCTTGCCCGACCTGGTGGCGGAGATCGGGCAGGATCTGGCGGATGAAGTGCCGCCGTTGGTCGAATTCCGTTGCGCGGCCGCGCCCCTGTTGCCGGTGCTGCACACCGATCGCCTGAAGCTGAAAACGATCATCAAGAACCTGGCGCACAATGCCCTCAAATTCACGCGGCGGGGATCCGTGGAGGTCCGGGCAGAGCTGGCACCGCATCCATCCTTCGTGCGGGTGGTGGTGTCTGACACCGGCATCGGCATTGGGGACGAAGACGTCAAAGCGATCTTTGAGATGTTCCGTCAGATCGAGCCGGCCATGACCCGGCGGTTCGGCGGTGTCGGCCTCGGCCTCTATATTGTTCAACGCCTGCTTGACCTCATCGGCGGCACGATCGACGTGAACAGCCGCGTCGGTGTGGGTTCGACCTTCACCGCTGTCGTGCCCGTTCGGTTTCCCGGAGGAAGCCGAGAAGTGGAAGGGCCGAAAGAGATACGTGAGCCTACTTGACGGACAGGCCGCTTTTGTAGCAAATAGAGTGAGCGTGGACCCGGTGGGAAAGCCAACAGATGCATCACGCGCCTCCGTTTGGGGCGTCGACAGCAGCCGAGGCAACTGCCTCACTAGCCAGAGGAGAGATACAATGAAGACATCCGATTACTTTGGGTCATCTCGTAGCAGGTATGCGAGTGCGGCCATTCTCGCTTTTGCCCTCACGCTCGGCTTGGCGCCGAGAGCCGTGCGGGCGGCATGCCCAACACCGGTGCCATGCATCGGCGATTGCGATGGCAAGGGCACTGTGACCGTGGATGAAATCTTGACGATGGTGAACATCGCTCTCGGCAACACGGCTGTTTCAGCCTGCTTGGCGGGCGATGGCAATTGCGACGGCAGCATAACGGTCGATGAAATCCTCACGGCAGTGAACGCCGCCCTCAACGGCTGCGCTCCTCCCCCGTTAGCATGCGGCAACGGCGTAGTCGACGCCGGGGAAGAGTGCGATACCGGTGGCTGGTGCATCGGCGGTGCCAACGCTGGCACAGCTTGCACCTCCGAGGGGCAGTGCCAGGGCAATGGCGTTTGTGTCGGCGGTACGAATCTAGAGGTCGCGTGCGCCAA
Coding sequences within:
- a CDS encoding ATP-binding protein, producing the protein MASSTIAARETTIPAELTAWVTWLRAGVILWVSALVMVGYRFARQPIHLLPALGVATVAFLVNVLLAEVARRATQRPGPAADRVRVRVLYAGGFLDTVALSLVVLFTGGFMSPWLYFFLATSTVSSVILPPGAGRVLTAVNALAAMLVIGISVTGEWPSPPTWQALEGGGLPSFALIVGLSLISLMWLTAYTVSVPVESARDAARFQQGLAEITLTLQRARGVEAAVAAVCAHAHRWFGVDRSLIMLLEGEELVVKAAEGSGSSHLLGRRTPVSHPASLDVEVLRRRNGLYVNGIPRSGYAHYPLVEELGDEAILLVPLIGTFGVFGVLSVANRRRSAGFTATMLQRAGILAAQTGVAVENARLLDRVREEADSVTALLAGLERLTKSHELPALLTELNRIGTEMAGCNRSATFLWDPQRETFYFGSTFGAPSESIEAMRQLEFARNTVPMVERILAGETCVITPATAVTLLPPEFQWESFGASAIIPLLTENTVQGAMTVSYVDPEREFTSEQLLMLRGIARYAALAIERARLMAQEREAAAAAEALVTLGRDLSARLDHRQVVDRIPQMAATAAAADFAVLTSWDRDVHETRILGVHGFPPDQTEQLLQLSLDTQRSALADAVWHDGHFEIQHPQPLLLASPDLMKTFRVSSLFCSIFGPVDRRMGSLTVGYRSRTGPFSAAQKRLIDGIAQQAAVVLENTRLVEDLRRANRLKSDFLSTVSHELRTPLNAIIGYADLLREQAMGPLHPEQQEALDVIGKKSLQLLELINATLDVTRIESGQVQLDASEFTLPDLVAEIGQDLADEVPPLVEFRCAAAPLLPVLHTDRLKLKTIIKNLAHNALKFTRRGSVEVRAELAPHPSFVRVVVSDTGIGIGDEDVKAIFEMFRQIEPAMTRRFGGVGLGLYIVQRLLDLIGGTIDVNSRVGVGSTFTAVVPVRFPGGSREVEGPKEIREPT